The region GACCCTCAACATCCCTCTCTCATATCAAACGTAACCAAACCAAAAGcattcacttttcatttttcaaagtcCAAATTTGCAGCTGCTTCACCTGAATCATGGACGAGATTGAAGTGCCTCCATTCTTCCTCTGCCCAATTTCCTTAGAAATCATGAAGGACCCCGTCACAATCTCCACCGGAATCACCTACGACCGAGACAGCATCGAGAAATGGCTCTTCTCAGAGAACAACAAAACCTGCCCGGtcaccaaacaggccctaaatCTCTCCGATTCAACCGGTCCCACGCCGAACCACACGCTCCGGAGACTCATCCAAGCGTGGTGCACAATCAACTCCTCTCACGGAGTCGAAAGGATCCCAACTCCAAAGCCTCCAGTGTCAAAAACCGCAATAAAAAAGCTTCTCATAGACGCTTCTCATTCAGACTCTCCTCAGTTGCAGATCCAATCTCTCGGAAGGCTCAAATCCATCGCTTCTGAGAGCGAAACCAACAGACGCTGCATTGAATCCGCTGGCGCGGTCGAGTGCTTAGCGTCTGTTGTAACAACCAGAACCAATTCTTTATCTTTAGATGATGAAATTGAAGGGTTTGACTTAAAATCAGGTCCTGCAGATGAAGCTTTGAGCATCCTCTTCACTCTTAATTTACAAGAATCAGGTTTGAAAACCCTCTTTAGCTACCAAAATGGTGAATTTGTACTCTCCTTGACGAGGATCATGCAGAAAGGACTCTACGAGTCGCGAACTTACGCAGTTTTGTTGCTGAAATCGATGTCTGAAGTGGCTGATTCAGCGAAGATAGCGAATCTGAGAGGTGAGTTGTTTGTGGAATTGGTACAAGTCTTGAAAGATCAGGTTTCCCTGAAGGCTTCCAAGGCGACGCTGAAGACGCTGATTCAGCTGGTTCCGTTCGGGAGGAACAGGATCAAAGCAGTGGAAGCTGGGGCGGTACCTGTTCTGGTCGAGCTTCTTCTGGATTGCAAGGACAGGAAGCCTTGtgagatgatgatggtgctttTGGAGATTTTATGTCAGTGCGCGGACGGGCGCGCGGAGCT is a window of Lotus japonicus ecotype B-129 chromosome 5, LjGifu_v1.2 DNA encoding:
- the LOC130720725 gene encoding E3 ubiquitin-protein ligase PUB23-like; translated protein: MDEIEVPPFFLCPISLEIMKDPVTISTGITYDRDSIEKWLFSENNKTCPVTKQALNLSDSTGPTPNHTLRRLIQAWCTINSSHGVERIPTPKPPVSKTAIKKLLIDASHSDSPQLQIQSLGRLKSIASESETNRRCIESAGAVECLASVVTTRTNSLSLDDEIEGFDLKSGPADEALSILFTLNLQESGLKTLFSYQNGEFVLSLTRIMQKGLYESRTYAVLLLKSMSEVADSAKIANLRGELFVELVQVLKDQVSLKASKATLKTLIQLVPFGRNRIKAVEAGAVPVLVELLLDCKDRKPCEMMMVLLEILCQCADGRAELLSHGAGLAIVSKKILRVSTMANDRAVRILLSVSRFSAKPSVLQEMVQFGVVAKLCLVLQVDSGNKAKEKAREILKLHARVWRNSPCIPSNLLASYPTSE